One Flavobacterium sp. 90 DNA segment encodes these proteins:
- a CDS encoding type II secretion system protein, with protein MLISTRYFKSIQRLYVKAYSLTEILIVLCIIGILLLMVLPNQTSVIGQAKAIEAQAMLNQVYGLEKSYFYRHSKYSGSLEEIGFEQEKTVDEGGQAVYKIEILEASNDSFLARATATSDLDGDGNFNTWEIDSKKILTEVTKE; from the coding sequence ATGTTAATTTCTACTCGTTATTTTAAATCAATTCAAAGACTATACGTTAAAGCCTATTCTTTAACCGAAATTTTAATTGTTCTGTGTATCATCGGAATACTATTATTGATGGTTTTACCAAATCAAACTTCAGTAATTGGTCAGGCAAAAGCTATTGAAGCTCAAGCAATGCTAAATCAAGTATATGGTTTGGAGAAGAGTTATTTCTATCGACATTCAAAATATTCCGGGAGCTTAGAAGAAATTGGTTTTGAACAAGAAAAAACAGTTGACGAAGGTGGTCAGGCTGTTTATAAAATTGAAATTCTGGAAGCTTCAAATGATTCTTTTTTAGCCCGAGCAACAGCTACTTCAGATTTGGATGGCGATGGAAATTTTAATACTTGGGAAATCGACAGCAAAAAAATATTAACGGAAGTAACAAAGGAATAA
- a CDS encoding type II and III secretion system protein, protein MLKQIVCVIAALFFTNIIVAQQDIVELSRKFDELSLQKKGLNEIIKMDVSGLTLHDFISSVAEEHQLNIDIDTELNQLVANNFFDVTVKDVFIHLVQKYDIEVSFMNNIIIFKKRKITTIIEKKKAKVIDVSYNSQNDFLSVKLENDTLSAVVKAITDQSGKNLILAQDVKNSVVSAYILNRPFDQVIEMMSKSNNLIATKNENDFYFIEKNNENDDGLPIKTAKAKQPKVSLGVPGFYEINVNKQGFLQVNAYIADASDLLTEAAEKLHINYFLYNKPENEKTTLSVDNITFDELLAHIFKGKKYTHKKQDNFYLIGEEATEGLRVTEMIQLENRSIESVIGSLPKLFSEKLEIKEFIELNGLIVSGSRSILEELKVYIKQIDKVVPMVQIEVIIVQYNKSYDIQTGMKAGLDKINSVKTGGVLFPNSDVTLNGSSVNSLIDAFNGFGLFKLGKVTESFYLNLKLLENNSVLKIESTPKIATISGHEAKLSIGETSYYFEQSNRLINNTIGNDILNSGTWKSTDANLSVSIKPYVSTDENVTLTIAVEKSSFLARIGEDAPPGKATQKFESLVRVKNGEMILLGGLDELKKENSGTGTPLISRIPIIKWFFSSRKKGKSDAKLHIFIKPTVIY, encoded by the coding sequence ATGCTTAAACAAATTGTTTGCGTAATAGCAGCGTTATTTTTTACGAATATTATTGTAGCACAGCAGGATATTGTTGAATTAAGTAGAAAATTTGACGAGTTGTCTCTGCAAAAAAAAGGATTGAATGAAATCATTAAAATGGATGTTTCAGGACTTACATTACACGATTTTATTTCTTCAGTTGCAGAAGAACATCAATTGAATATTGACATCGACACGGAGTTAAATCAGTTAGTGGCTAATAATTTCTTTGATGTAACAGTAAAAGATGTTTTTATACATCTGGTTCAGAAATATGATATTGAAGTTTCTTTCATGAACAATATCATAATTTTCAAAAAAAGAAAAATAACAACCATAATAGAGAAAAAAAAGGCAAAAGTTATAGATGTTTCATACAATTCTCAGAATGATTTTTTATCTGTTAAATTAGAAAATGATACTTTATCAGCAGTTGTAAAGGCAATTACAGATCAGTCTGGTAAAAATTTGATATTGGCACAAGACGTAAAAAATAGTGTTGTTTCGGCTTATATTTTAAATCGTCCCTTTGATCAGGTAATAGAGATGATGTCAAAGTCAAATAATTTAATTGCAACTAAAAATGAAAATGATTTTTATTTTATAGAAAAAAACAATGAAAATGATGATGGTTTACCAATCAAGACCGCAAAAGCAAAGCAACCAAAAGTAAGCCTCGGTGTTCCTGGTTTTTATGAAATTAATGTTAATAAACAAGGGTTTTTACAAGTCAATGCTTATATCGCAGATGCCTCAGATTTATTGACTGAAGCTGCGGAAAAATTACATATTAATTACTTTTTATACAACAAGCCCGAAAACGAAAAAACAACACTTTCTGTCGACAATATTACTTTTGATGAATTACTTGCTCATATTTTTAAAGGAAAAAAATACACACATAAAAAACAGGATAATTTCTATTTAATTGGTGAAGAAGCTACAGAAGGATTGAGAGTAACCGAAATGATTCAGTTAGAAAACCGATCTATAGAATCTGTTATTGGTTCACTGCCTAAATTGTTTTCTGAAAAATTAGAAATTAAAGAATTTATAGAATTAAATGGACTTATTGTTTCCGGATCAAGATCTATACTCGAAGAGCTAAAAGTTTATATTAAACAAATTGATAAAGTTGTACCTATGGTACAAATTGAAGTTATAATAGTACAATACAACAAGTCTTATGATATCCAGACCGGAATGAAAGCTGGTTTGGATAAAATAAACTCCGTTAAAACGGGTGGTGTTTTGTTCCCTAATTCTGATGTGACTTTAAACGGATCTTCGGTAAATAGTTTAATAGATGCTTTTAATGGTTTTGGTCTTTTTAAATTAGGAAAAGTAACAGAGTCTTTTTATCTCAATCTGAAACTTCTGGAAAACAATTCAGTTTTAAAAATAGAATCTACACCTAAAATTGCTACAATAAGTGGACATGAAGCTAAACTATCAATAGGAGAAACCAGTTATTACTTTGAACAAAGTAATCGATTAATAAACAATACGATAGGGAACGATATTTTGAATTCAGGAACATGGAAATCTACTGATGCAAATCTTAGTGTGTCGATTAAACCTTATGTATCTACAGACGAAAACGTAACACTGACTATTGCAGTAGAAAAAAGCTCATTCTTAGCCAGAATAGGCGAAGATGCTCCTCCGGGAAAAGCTACTCAAAAATTTGAATCTTTAGTAAGGGTAAAAAATGGCGAAATGATATTATTGGGTGGTTTGGACGAATTAAAAAAAGAAAACTCAGGGACAGGAACTCCTTTGATCTCTAGAATACCAATTATTAAATGGTTCTTTAGTAGTAGGAAAAAGGGGAAAAGTGATGCTAAACTTCACATTTTTATTAAACCAACAGTTATTTATTAA
- a CDS encoding GspE/PulE family protein yields MIQDITILSDIQHMISNDLANQYRILPKFFFENTLELYVDNSNNSKDAKDELELFLGKSIIFYPVISAEIEKGLSIYYRKERALSSNKSLNVDKGDFLENVLTEAKSLKCSDIHFEVYEDSSRIRFRIDGQLIERYKIEQENYLELVNKVKIKAKLNITEKRLPQDGRITNASFDIRVSILPTLFGEKIVMRLLGQDASNIDLKTLGLQEEELENYLEAVKKPNGIILISGPTGSGKTTTLYATLRLLNDSRRNIVTVEDPIEYTLKGINQVQLKEDIGLTFSSALKSFLRQDPDVIMLGEIRDSETALMAIRASLTGHLVLSTIHTNSAIGTISRLIDMGVPSYLIAETLNLSVAQRLVRKLCNHCKKETVCNLKDFPLHFKFPFEIASYYKPVGCNKCYHTGYKGRTAIYEILNIDSKITEAIKNNTITKLYNDDKNYKSLPEKAFEILVNGETSLDEIYSILINI; encoded by the coding sequence ATGATACAAGATATTACAATCCTATCTGATATTCAGCATATGATATCTAATGATCTTGCCAATCAATATAGAATATTACCTAAATTTTTCTTCGAAAACACATTAGAATTATATGTTGATAATTCTAATAATAGCAAAGACGCTAAGGATGAATTGGAATTATTTCTTGGTAAAAGCATCATTTTTTACCCTGTAATTTCTGCTGAAATAGAAAAAGGATTATCGATTTACTATCGGAAAGAAAGGGCATTAAGTTCGAATAAATCATTAAATGTAGATAAAGGTGATTTCCTGGAAAACGTATTGACGGAAGCAAAATCATTAAAATGCAGTGATATTCATTTTGAAGTTTATGAAGATTCTTCGCGCATACGTTTTAGAATTGATGGACAGTTAATTGAACGTTATAAAATAGAACAAGAAAACTATCTTGAATTGGTTAATAAAGTCAAGATTAAAGCAAAATTAAATATTACCGAAAAAAGACTTCCACAAGACGGAAGAATTACTAATGCATCATTTGATATCAGAGTTTCTATTTTACCTACATTATTTGGTGAAAAAATAGTAATGCGGCTTTTAGGTCAGGACGCCTCAAATATTGATCTAAAAACTTTAGGACTTCAGGAAGAAGAATTAGAAAATTATCTTGAAGCAGTAAAAAAGCCCAACGGAATTATTTTGATAAGTGGTCCAACCGGTTCAGGAAAAACAACGACGCTTTATGCTACATTAAGATTATTAAATGATAGCCGCAGAAATATTGTAACCGTTGAAGATCCAATTGAATATACTTTGAAAGGAATTAATCAGGTACAACTTAAAGAAGATATTGGTTTAACATTTTCATCTGCACTAAAATCATTTTTACGCCAGGATCCTGATGTTATTATGTTGGGAGAAATACGAGACTCAGAAACTGCTTTAATGGCAATACGTGCTTCCTTAACCGGACATTTAGTTTTATCAACCATACATACGAATTCAGCAATAGGAACGATTTCGAGATTAATTGATATGGGAGTTCCGTCTTATTTAATTGCAGAAACCTTAAATCTTTCTGTGGCTCAGAGATTAGTTCGAAAGCTTTGTAATCATTGCAAAAAAGAGACGGTTTGTAACCTGAAAGATTTTCCGTTACACTTTAAATTTCCTTTTGAAATCGCTTCTTATTATAAACCTGTGGGATGTAATAAATGCTATCATACCGGATACAAAGGAAGAACAGCAATTTATGAAATTTTAAACATCGACAGTAAGATTACAGAAGCTATTAAAAATAATACAATTACAAAATTATATAATGATGATAAAAATTATAAATCATTACCTGAAAAAGCATTTGAGATTTTAGTTAATGGAGAAACATCTCTGGATGAAATATATTCAATTTTAATAAACATATAA
- a CDS encoding proline-specific peptidase family protein, translating to MRAILFLSIILLTVSCKNETKSTSLKYYFSYNQNNEVESAGVKMIPIKTPVGEFKVWTKRFGNNPKIKILLLHGGPAMTHEYMECFETFFQREGYEFYEYDQLGSYYSDQPKDSSLWTTERFVEEVEQVRKAIGADKDNFYVLGNSWGGILAMEYALKYQQNLKGLLVANMVASAPEYGKYADEVLAKQMKPEVLAEIRALEAKKDFSNPRYMELLIPNFYKKHLCRLNEWPDGLNRASKHVNGEIYTLMQGPSEFGISGRLAKWDIKNRLHELTIPTLMIGAKYDTMDPKAMEEQSKLVQKGRYLYCPNGSHLAMWDDQKVFMNGVIQFVNDVDSQKF from the coding sequence ATGCGCGCAATTCTCTTCTTAAGTATAATTCTACTAACGGTTTCTTGTAAAAATGAAACGAAATCAACATCTCTTAAATATTATTTTTCATACAATCAAAATAATGAAGTAGAATCAGCTGGTGTAAAAATGATTCCCATAAAAACACCTGTCGGAGAATTTAAAGTGTGGACGAAACGATTTGGAAATAATCCAAAAATAAAAATACTATTGTTGCATGGCGGACCAGCAATGACACATGAATATATGGAATGTTTTGAAACCTTTTTTCAGCGTGAAGGTTACGAATTCTACGAATATGACCAACTGGGATCTTACTACAGCGATCAGCCAAAAGACAGTTCACTATGGACAACAGAACGATTTGTTGAAGAGGTAGAACAAGTACGTAAAGCTATTGGAGCAGATAAAGACAATTTTTATGTATTAGGAAATTCCTGGGGCGGAATACTTGCAATGGAATATGCTTTAAAATATCAGCAAAATTTAAAAGGGTTATTGGTTGCAAATATGGTTGCCAGCGCACCGGAATATGGAAAATATGCTGATGAAGTTCTGGCAAAACAAATGAAACCTGAAGTTCTGGCTGAAATCAGAGCATTAGAAGCTAAAAAAGATTTTAGCAATCCTCGTTATATGGAATTGCTTATTCCTAATTTCTACAAAAAACATTTATGCCGTTTAAATGAATGGCCTGATGGATTAAATCGTGCCAGCAAACATGTCAATGGAGAAATCTATACTTTAATGCAAGGTCCCAGTGAATTTGGAATTAGCGGGCGTTTGGCTAAATGGGATATTAAAAATCGCTTACACGAACTTACAATTCCAACTTTAATGATTGGAGCCAAATACGATACAATGGATCCAAAAGCGATGGAAGAGCAAAGCAAATTGGTTCAAAAAGGAAGATATTTATATTGTCCAAACGGAAGTCATCTGGCAATGTGGGACGATCAAAAGGTTTTTATGAATGGCGTAATTCAATTTGTAAATGATGTTGATTCTCAAAAATTCTAA